The sequence tgtcaatttcatgccccaccccggGGCGTCCCCACATCCCAGGCGGGGATTttacattgcttcttgtccccatccctggggcaattgacagttatCCAATttactgaccgattttcggtagttgcatttctaagcaataaaatcgcacttgctataattttactagctacagggcaggtttattactagccGCAtacatgaaatatgcgcttagtcatccttgaggtgttgtcaaatctcCTACTATGGgtgtggggacatagtggggatttgacagccgattttgccccagtagtggggaatttgacagcacgatttgtcaaatcccctgtattcccccaccctcctcgggggtggggggtggggcatgaaattaaAAAGTGCATAAATTATACTGTGAGAGATGGTTTGAAGTACAAGATTCTAAACGATTCGGTATGGATAACTGCTCGGGAAGCgactagtctggcgcggccgccttCGTTAAGTAGTCTTGTAAGAAGCGGTGAGCTTTTTTTAGCGTTACACTGGATATGAATATCGCAATGACTAATGATAATGGTGCAATCTAATTACGGAAAACCACGTCTCTCCCACTAATTACATTCCATTCGCACAAGAACACTATGCTAGAGTCTCTAGACccttcctgtttgcgaaggggcggccgcgccagactaggaAGCGACCGCCGTTACACTGTTCATGAAGTGCACTAACAAGATATACATATACACGTGATACCACATTACATAAtatctaataataattatattgatgtcATTAATTATATTGATGTAGTTCTCGACATATATATAGAGGAATATACCCACAATTTCTAGTATTTATAATGATAACATTGCTTATGGGCTGTTCAAGTGCGTGATTAGTAGTTATATAGCAACCACTCAGATGATTACTGAAGAGGATTAAAGTTTAAAAATCGgcacagtagctagctactcagtTTATCGGCGCCAAAAAGTATGATGATGACACTGGCCCGGAGCGACGAAGCGGACTATGATCATCGATCTGAATACACATCTAGCGATGAGAACCAGCCTGATGTTGTTTTGATGCCCAGAAGAAAAGCTAATTCTTTCAATAACGTTGAAAAATTGACTGTTCTACTTGTTGGAAACAGTAATGCAGGAAAGTCTACCTTTATTAATTGGCTTAAGGAGAGGGAATTCAAGGAAAATCTCAGGACTACACTTGGTTTTGTGCCATCCTTAATCGGAGCCAAAGTTCGTAGTCAACATTACATAGTAACTCTGCTGGATACAGCTGGTACTGAAAGGTTTCACTCTGTTCCTCCAAATTGGTATCGTAAAGCTGATGGTGTAATAGTAATGTATGACCTTACTGATTTAAACAGTTTTGAACATGTTACTACCTGGAAACACAATGTAGAGAAAAATTGTGAGAAAGATAACATTCCTTACATTTTAGTAGGTAATAAAGTTGATAAAAAATGTGCACACATCGATGGAAGCCAAGTGGTCAAAGATTTCGATATGAAAGATTATTTTAAAACATCAGCAGTAACTGGTGAAGGTGTTGATGCAGCTATAAACTCAATCATTAGTTTAGCTGCTGAAACATTGAGTAACAACACTAAACTGGGCACACTTAGTCTAACACTTCATAAAACTAAAGCAAAACGATTTCTACAGTTATGTTAGCCATCACAGAAACAATTATATCTAACTTGCTTAAAGTAGAGTGTATAACTTACAATGCAATTATATGTTACAGAATCATTcacatttattttattattgttattttcCACatatataacataattatgtgcaaGCCATGCACTTCTTCATTTTGGAAGCTCTATTGCATTGGGTTTGATGTCTGTTGACTTATATTTATTAAAAAGGTGCTCAAAATTGTAGCAGATGTGTTCTATAgtgtatgtatagctagcttatatatatatatatatatatatatatatatatattatgcatgtgtgaaaacaTAACAGCAAACAAAAACACATGCCTGCAGCCATGTCTTCTTCCTGTTATACCATTAGCTCAACCTTGAATAAGAGATAAGTATAGTTATATAAGGATTACAATATTTGGAAAGTAGTTACAAACAAACTAATGGAGGTCTTGCTTtgggcaaaaaaaaaaactataggAAAAAACTGAGATTTCTGTTAATGGTTGTGACAGTTAGCTACAGTAAAAGCAAATTTGAACCATTTTATTTCAttgtacattttaaaattacttaATCAGCTTTGAAATATTTGCCTTTCTTATACGTTCTACACTCTCACTTTAAGTTCTTGGCTTATGTCACAAAAAAAAGCTATAAGAGAATAGTATAGTGTAAGAGATGTTGAAATACATGGCAAGCACATTAAGTACGTATTATAGTACAGTCTTCCTTACTGTAACTATAGTGCAGAAATTTAATGCAAATTAAGATGTATTCCACAATAGCGATGATGATGCAGTAGCTAATTGCAAAATGGCTAACCAATTGACCTAACAGAGTAAAATTCTTGAACCATGCACTGTATGATATGCATaacatattatatacagtacactTACTACTGTAGTTCAGTGTGTGTGGGAGCCATATAAACATTAATGCTTTTAGGAAGATTTATAAACAGGCAAAGTAGGTATAGTATTTATCACCAAGAAACTAGTATTAAGAAAGTACAATGTAAAGTGGGCCCAGAAGTTATGAACCCTGAGGAAACAGCTAAAAGAGAagagtggattttttctcaacagaaaTAGCATTTCAGCAAACTGATTAGTGCATGGTGACAGTAAAGATGTCAAGTATAGACATGACaggtgtggtttggctccacaCCACGGACAGAAAATGTGGTTTTATGGCTTcttcatggtgaaaattttgatttcaTGGTCAATATATAATGTTTCAGACATTTCaaagaaaagattttgaaatatctTTAGTAGTTCAAGCAGTATTATAAATGAGCTAAATTTTGTAATTCcattcatgagttattaaatggtTAGCTCAACGTGTATACATGCTATAGCTTGTATAACATTAACCACACATGCAAGCTGTTTACATTGCCATAAAGCACTAAGCATGCATGTAGGATAATACTTATTTCAGGACCAAGATGCTGTTGACATGCATGAtagacataataattatgtatgaaGACAAGGCATATACCATGTTTCATTGAATTAAGAACTAAACTTGTAGCAGTTTCAGCAACTGCCAAATGATGCTAAAGTTATATCTAGACCATTTCTGTATTAACTGTTACAGTATTAGAAAGCTGGAGGTCTGGGCAGAACATGGAGTATACAGTATTATAGTGATGGAAACTTTTACTGCTTcaacctagctagctatactataaTATGTATGAAGTTGTCTTCCCAACTATTTTTATCATATAAATTAATAATACTGTTCTAGCTGTTGCACTGCATGGAAAAGTAGAATTTCTGCTTGTGTCAGTATGTAGTCTTAAACATTTACAATAAATGTAAATCTTTAGATTTTTGCCGCATTTATGATTATGGTGAAATGCAGCTGTCAACTAATGCATGCCTACTGTAGCTGGATAACTGCAGTAATAACCGATGCATTTATCATTTGATATTGAGCCAACACTTGATTGTCAACATAAATGTTTTGGCACCACCAATTGCAACACATGAATGCATGGAGAATCACATAGGAGAATCACATAGTACAATGTTACAACTGTGTATAAATCTTTAGTTGGTCAGGTGATATGAATTGTTAGCCTCTTATATTAAGGGAActccaaagctatagcagtataaggtcatgctcagttttgctgTTAGAAAGTCAGAAAACTCCACTAATGGAGTTCTTTAACataatggatatttacatgcatgttctattttgagtatacctgactgctctattagagtatatacctgactgctctattggagtatatcaatctttttacaAGCTttcaagagggctcatgttccctctgtaaatccttccctgagaaaTGAATGTAAGCTTTATCAATGGTTGTGCTATGTTATacactattactcactcattttgtc comes from Dysidea avara chromosome 4, odDysAvar1.4, whole genome shotgun sequence and encodes:
- the LOC136252842 gene encoding ras-related protein Rab-18-like; translation: MTLARSDEADYDHRSEYTSSDENQPDVVLMPRRKANSFNNVEKLTVLLVGNSNAGKSTFINWLKEREFKENLRTTLGFVPSLIGAKVRSQHYIVTLLDTAGTERFHSVPPNWYRKADGVIVMYDLTDLNSFEHVTTWKHNVEKNCEKDNIPYILVGNKVDKKCAHIDGSQVVKDFDMKDYFKTSAVTGEGVDAAINSIISLAAETLSNNTKLGTLSLTLHKTKAKRFLQLC